In one Diabrotica virgifera virgifera chromosome 5, PGI_DIABVI_V3a genomic region, the following are encoded:
- the LOC126885386 gene encoding uncharacterized protein LOC126885386 translates to MALKESSYLDQLRISSPEAADRYLDKIKQLNCDPYALSEVDFDYGLTYVPPIASMDILPYIVFTHSFYTHEQMRAYKSLAAYKYFKSGFVEKVGFKVINDLVLLIGKVQHSMRARETKLRVWIFAETGGSICTAHCTCMAGLGEVCSHVTAVLYAAEHAAYLKQQKNEKNVACTDVKSTWPVPTQSGTHPIEAASLKSD, encoded by the exons ATGGCTTTAAAAGAAAGTTCGTATTTGGACCAACTAAGAATAAGCTCTCCTGAAGCCGCAGATAGATATTTGGACAAAATCAAACAACTTAACTGTGATCCATATGCTCTAAGTGAAGTCGATTTTGATTATGGACTTACCTATGTGCCACCAATAGCTTCCATGGACATTCTGCCCTATATTGTTTTTACTCACAGCTTTTATACCCATGAACAAATGAGAGCTTATAAAAGTTTAGCAGCTTACAAATATTTCAAGTCTGGCTTTGTAGAAAAAGtgggttttaaagttattaatgaTCTGGTGCTTTTAATAGGCAAG gtgCAGCATTCAATGAGAGCTAGAGAAACCAAATTAAGAGTTTGGATTTTCGCTGAAACAGGTGGCAGTATTTGTACTGCGCATTGTACTTGCATGGCAGGTCTTGGGGAAGTATGCAGCCATGTTACAGCAGTTTTGTACGCTGCAGAGCATGCAGCATATTTGAAGCAgcagaaaaatgaaaagaatgtAGCATGTACAGATGTCAAATCAACTTGGCCAGTTCCAACGCAAAGTGGTACACATCCAATAGAAGCTGCTTCATTGAAAAGTgattga